A single genomic interval of Paralichthys olivaceus isolate ysfri-2021 chromosome 7, ASM2471397v2, whole genome shotgun sequence harbors:
- the tmem253 gene encoding transmembrane protein 253 isoform X1, whose protein sequence is MTQNMFQEGLYHVFFKEKPSTRLQAQATIHGELDNVRIHRWFGTVVNTRLLVTGVVQVLSALVCILTTVTHACVSYNCSVSMTTPVWSSLFYLAAGSLAMEVQRKANKPKIILLIVLNIFSFLFGFSALLANSLILKHPAALSTNQQRAGSYVARGSSVAFSVLCFLSSIYILFLSWRGLRRYSAPHAQAYNRLSQDLDETNGPLLEQEVFSL, encoded by the exons ATGACACAGAACATGTTTCAGGAGGGGCTGTaccatgtgttttttaaagagaaGCCTTCGACCCGCCTACAGGCCCAGGCCACTATTCACGGGGAGCTGGACAATGTTAGGATCCATCGTTGGTTTGGGACTGTGGTCAACACCAGACTTCTCGTCACTGGG GTGGTTCAAGTCCTCAGTGCGTTAGTTTGCATTTTAACCACagtcacacatgcatgtgtgagcTACAACTGCTCCGTCTCCATGACAACACCTGTGTGGTCGAGCCTATTT tACCTGGCTGCTGGCTCTCTGGCAATGGAGGTTCAGAGAAAAGCCAATAAACCAAag ATCATCCTCCTGATCGTTCTGAACATCTTCAGCTTTCTGTTTGGATTCTCTGCTCTCCTGGCCAACAGTCTCATTTTGAAACATCCTGCTGCGCTCAGCACAAACCAACAG CGTGCCGGCTCATATGTTGCGAGGGGCAGTTCTGTAGCATTcagtgttctgtgttttctgtcatcaATCTACATACTCTTCCTGTCCTGGAGAGGCCTGCGTCGCTACAGTGCTCCTCACGCTCAGGCCTACAACCGGCTCTCGCAG GATCTGGATGAAACAAATGGACCTTTACTGGAACAAGAGGTGTTCAGTCTATGA
- the tmem253 gene encoding transmembrane protein 253 isoform X2, translated as MTQNMFQEGLYHVFFKEKPSTRLQAQATIHGELDNVRIHRWFGTVVNTRLLVTGYLAAGSLAMEVQRKANKPKIILLIVLNIFSFLFGFSALLANSLILKHPAALSTNQQRAGSYVARGSSVAFSVLCFLSSIYILFLSWRGLRRYSAPHAQAYNRLSQDLDETNGPLLEQEVFSL; from the exons ATGACACAGAACATGTTTCAGGAGGGGCTGTaccatgtgttttttaaagagaaGCCTTCGACCCGCCTACAGGCCCAGGCCACTATTCACGGGGAGCTGGACAATGTTAGGATCCATCGTTGGTTTGGGACTGTGGTCAACACCAGACTTCTCGTCACTGGG tACCTGGCTGCTGGCTCTCTGGCAATGGAGGTTCAGAGAAAAGCCAATAAACCAAag ATCATCCTCCTGATCGTTCTGAACATCTTCAGCTTTCTGTTTGGATTCTCTGCTCTCCTGGCCAACAGTCTCATTTTGAAACATCCTGCTGCGCTCAGCACAAACCAACAG CGTGCCGGCTCATATGTTGCGAGGGGCAGTTCTGTAGCATTcagtgttctgtgttttctgtcatcaATCTACATACTCTTCCTGTCCTGGAGAGGCCTGCGTCGCTACAGTGCTCCTCACGCTCAGGCCTACAACCGGCTCTCGCAG GATCTGGATGAAACAAATGGACCTTTACTGGAACAAGAGGTGTTCAGTCTATGA
- the LOC109624646 gene encoding B-cadherin-like isoform X1: protein MMGNCSLVVIFVLCHVQCLTGLAAAGIQARCLNNRHNCFNNENPTNKNLEQLSTFEFPHVAGGLKRMKREWVIPAINFPENDRGPFPKYVMKIKSSNEQKVAITYKITGPGADQRPEGVFTVDRRSGVLYVTQPLDREKTDKYTLWAHAMNENIMAEEPMELIINVIDQNDNAPQFTQNHFYGTVSESAEVDDFVLNVTAVDKDDPELTNAIIRYQIKNQTPQIPRGDMFTINPLSGLISVAAGGLDRETQPQYKLTIEAADMEGEGLAATCTVIISVSDSNDNAPQFTVTSISTSVPENAAGAEVIRLKVTDRDEPGSPNANTKYSIIAGNEGGDFNVTTGTNKMEGIIKTAKELDFESAAEFTLLVVVTNEAPPSGPTLTSTATVIVSVEDKNEPPVFSPAEILVSISEHVKTGSSMADVRAEDPDTARTQSVRYKIHNDTARWLSIDKDTGSVKVRGNMDRESHYVKDGKYTALILGYDNDTVPATGTGALVVNLLDVNDHRPVIRQRTATLCNKDPAPASLDIVDLDGPGHAGPFIVELQGEHKINWTISTNSTSNGAALAPKRELSPGDYHVLMRIYDVDLLYQDNTLNVEVCQCEGAVSTCFSPHSAPRLHISSHATSVLGVIFGLLLLLLLLLLLLRRRWSEKNVCHLEDMPRDNIFLYDEEGGGEEDQDFDLSQLQKGPDNCHKVTDVFPTVLSRPCLHLLPRANEEICTFIENNLQAADGDPTAPPYDSLLVFDYEGVGSGASSLSSLNSSDSYEEQDYQSLSQWGPLFNRLADLYTCGIEDDDEDTETLPGKTEWV, encoded by the exons ATGATGGGAAACTGTAGTTTGGTGGTGATTTTTGTGTTGTGCCACGTCCAG TGTTTAACTGGTCTGGCTGCAGCAGGGATCCAAGCACGCTGCTTGAACAACAGACACAACTGCTTTAATAATGAAAacccaacaaacaaaaaccttgAG CAACTCTCCACCTTTGAGTTTCCACATGTGGCCGGCGGTTTGAAACGGATGAAGAGGGAGTGGGTTATTCCTGCGATTAACTTCCCTGAGAATGACAGGGGTCCATTTCCCAAATATGTGATGAAG ATTAAATCGAGCAATGAGCAGAAGGTGGCGATAACGTACAAGATCACTGGACCGGGGGCGGATCAGCGTCCTGAGGGGGTTTTTACTGTTGATCGGCGATCTGGGGTGCTGTACGTGACCCAGCCATTAGACAGGGAGAAGACGGACAAATACACT ctgtggGCCCACGCAATGAATGAGAACATCATGGCTGAGGAGCCTATGGAGCTGATCATCAACGTCATCGACCAGAATGACAACGCTCCACAGTTCACTCAGAACCATTTCTATGGCACAGTGAGCGAAAGCGCTGAAGTCG ACGACTTCGTGTTAAATGTGACGGCGGTGGACAAAGATGACCCAGAGTTGACCAACGCAATAATTAGGTATCAGATAAAGAATCAGACGCCTCAAATACCCAGAGGGGACATGTTTACCATAAACCCTCTGAGCGGATTGATCAGTGTGGCAGCAGGAGGCCTGGACAGAGAG ACTCAGCCACAGTACAAGCTGACCATTGAGGCTGCGGATATGGAGGGCGAGGGGTTGGCAGCCACCTGCACTGTTATCATCAGCGTCTCCGACAGCAACGATAATGCTCCACAGTTCACCGTCACATCT ATTTCCACATCAGTCCCTGAAAATGCAGCCGGGGCGGAGGTCATAAGGTTAAAGGTCACGGACAGGGACGAGCCGGGGTCTCCAAACGCCAACACTAAATATTCAATAATCGCAGGTAACGAGGGCGGAGACTTCAACGTCACCACAGGCACCAATAAAATGGAGGGAATCATCAAAACAGCCAAG GAGCTGGATTTTGAGAGTGCTGCTGAATTTActctgctggtggtggtgactAATGAGGCGCCGCCATCTGGGCCGACGTTGACCTCGACGGCCACCGTCATTGTGTCGGTCGAGGACAAGAACGAGCCTCCTGTTTTCAGTCCAGCCGAGATCCTCGTGAGCATCTCAGAGCACGTGAAGACAGGGAGCTCTATGGCTGACGTCAGAGCTGAGGACCCAGATACAGCCAGGACACAGAGCGTTAg ATATAAAATACACAACGACACTGCCAGGTGGCTGAGTATCGACAAAGACACAGGGTCGGTCAAAGTAAGAGGAAACATGGACAGAGAGTCACACTATGTCAAAGACGGCAAATACACAGCCCTGATTTTGGGCTATGACAACG acactgtcccagccaCAGGAACAGGAGCCTTAGTTGTGAATTTACTGGACGTGAACGACCATCGTCCTGTGATCAGACAGAGAACAGCCACTCTGTGCAACAAGGACCCTGCTCCTGCCTCGCTGGATATCGTGGACCTTGACGGACCCGGTCACGCTGGACCCTTCATTGTGGAGCTTCAAGGAGAGCACAAGATCAACTGGACCATCAGCACCAACTCCACGA GTAACGGGGCAGCTCTTGCCCCCAAACGGGAGTTGTCGCCTGGTGACTACCACGTGCTCATGCGTATCTATGATGTCGACCTGCTCTACCAAGACAACACGCTGAATGTGGAGGTGTGCCAGTGTGAAGGAGCCGTTTCCACCTGCTTCAGCCCACATTCTGCCCCTCGCCTGCACATTTCTTCTCACGCAACCTCAGTTCTGGGAGTGATTTTCGGTCTTCTGT tgctgcttctgctgctgctgctgctgttgaggaggaggtggtCAGAGAAGAACGTCTGTCACCTTGAAGATATGCCCAGGGACAACATCTTCCTCTAtgatgaagagggaggaggtgaagaagaccAG GACTTTGACCTGAGCCAGCTTCAGAAGGGGCCCGATAACTGTCACAAGGTCACTGACGTCTTCCCGACCGTCCTGAGCCGACCCTGCTTGCATCTCCTGCCCCGAGCCAATGAGGAGATATGTACATTTATTGAAAAT AACCTGCAGGCTGCAGACGGTGACCCCACAGCTCCTCCTTACGACTCTCTCCTGGTGTTTGACTACGAAGGAGTCGGCTCAGGGGCGAGTTCGCTCAGTTCCCTCAACTCCTCTGACTCGTACGAGGAGCAGGACTATCAGAGCCTGAGTCAGTGGGGGCCACTTTTCAACAGGTTGGCTGACCTGTACACTTGTGGGATAGAGGACGACGACGAAGACACGGAAACACTGCCGGGGAAAACAGAATGGGTGTGA
- the LOC109624646 gene encoding B-cadherin-like isoform X2: MMGNCSLVVIFVLCHVQCLTGLAAAGIQARCLNNRHNCFNNENPTNKNLEQLSTFEFPHVAGGLKRMKREWVIPAINFPENDRGPFPKYVMKIKSSNEQKVAITYKITGPGADQRPEGVFTVDRRSGVLYVTQPLDREKTDKYTLWAHAMNENIMAEEPMELIINVIDQNDNAPQFTQNHFYGTVSESAEVDDFVLNVTAVDKDDPELTNAIIRYQIKNQTPQIPRGDMFTINPLSGLISVAAGGLDRETQPQYKLTIEAADMEGEGLAATCTVIISVSDSNDNAPQFTVTSISTSVPENAAGAEVIRLKVTDRDEPGSPNANTKYSIIAGNEGGDFNVTTGTNKMEGIIKTAKELDFESAAEFTLLVVVTNEAPPSGPTLTSTATVIVSVEDKNEPPVFSPAEILVSISEHVKTGSSMADVRAEDPDTARTQSVRYKIHNDTARWLSIDKDTGSVKVRGNMDRESHYVKDGKYTALILGYDNDTVPATGTGALVVNLLDVNDHRPVIRQRTATLCNKDPAPASLDIVDLDGPGHAGPFIVELQGEHKINWTISTNSTSNGAALAPKRELSPGDYHVLMRIYDVDLLYQDNTLNVEVCQCEGAVSTCFSPHSAPRLHISSHATSVLGVIFGLLLLLLLLLLLLRRRWSEKNVCHLEDMPRDNIFLYDEEGGGEEDQDFDLSQLQKGPDNCHKVTDVFPTVLSRPCLHLLPRANEEICTFIENTFP; this comes from the exons ATGATGGGAAACTGTAGTTTGGTGGTGATTTTTGTGTTGTGCCACGTCCAG TGTTTAACTGGTCTGGCTGCAGCAGGGATCCAAGCACGCTGCTTGAACAACAGACACAACTGCTTTAATAATGAAAacccaacaaacaaaaaccttgAG CAACTCTCCACCTTTGAGTTTCCACATGTGGCCGGCGGTTTGAAACGGATGAAGAGGGAGTGGGTTATTCCTGCGATTAACTTCCCTGAGAATGACAGGGGTCCATTTCCCAAATATGTGATGAAG ATTAAATCGAGCAATGAGCAGAAGGTGGCGATAACGTACAAGATCACTGGACCGGGGGCGGATCAGCGTCCTGAGGGGGTTTTTACTGTTGATCGGCGATCTGGGGTGCTGTACGTGACCCAGCCATTAGACAGGGAGAAGACGGACAAATACACT ctgtggGCCCACGCAATGAATGAGAACATCATGGCTGAGGAGCCTATGGAGCTGATCATCAACGTCATCGACCAGAATGACAACGCTCCACAGTTCACTCAGAACCATTTCTATGGCACAGTGAGCGAAAGCGCTGAAGTCG ACGACTTCGTGTTAAATGTGACGGCGGTGGACAAAGATGACCCAGAGTTGACCAACGCAATAATTAGGTATCAGATAAAGAATCAGACGCCTCAAATACCCAGAGGGGACATGTTTACCATAAACCCTCTGAGCGGATTGATCAGTGTGGCAGCAGGAGGCCTGGACAGAGAG ACTCAGCCACAGTACAAGCTGACCATTGAGGCTGCGGATATGGAGGGCGAGGGGTTGGCAGCCACCTGCACTGTTATCATCAGCGTCTCCGACAGCAACGATAATGCTCCACAGTTCACCGTCACATCT ATTTCCACATCAGTCCCTGAAAATGCAGCCGGGGCGGAGGTCATAAGGTTAAAGGTCACGGACAGGGACGAGCCGGGGTCTCCAAACGCCAACACTAAATATTCAATAATCGCAGGTAACGAGGGCGGAGACTTCAACGTCACCACAGGCACCAATAAAATGGAGGGAATCATCAAAACAGCCAAG GAGCTGGATTTTGAGAGTGCTGCTGAATTTActctgctggtggtggtgactAATGAGGCGCCGCCATCTGGGCCGACGTTGACCTCGACGGCCACCGTCATTGTGTCGGTCGAGGACAAGAACGAGCCTCCTGTTTTCAGTCCAGCCGAGATCCTCGTGAGCATCTCAGAGCACGTGAAGACAGGGAGCTCTATGGCTGACGTCAGAGCTGAGGACCCAGATACAGCCAGGACACAGAGCGTTAg ATATAAAATACACAACGACACTGCCAGGTGGCTGAGTATCGACAAAGACACAGGGTCGGTCAAAGTAAGAGGAAACATGGACAGAGAGTCACACTATGTCAAAGACGGCAAATACACAGCCCTGATTTTGGGCTATGACAACG acactgtcccagccaCAGGAACAGGAGCCTTAGTTGTGAATTTACTGGACGTGAACGACCATCGTCCTGTGATCAGACAGAGAACAGCCACTCTGTGCAACAAGGACCCTGCTCCTGCCTCGCTGGATATCGTGGACCTTGACGGACCCGGTCACGCTGGACCCTTCATTGTGGAGCTTCAAGGAGAGCACAAGATCAACTGGACCATCAGCACCAACTCCACGA GTAACGGGGCAGCTCTTGCCCCCAAACGGGAGTTGTCGCCTGGTGACTACCACGTGCTCATGCGTATCTATGATGTCGACCTGCTCTACCAAGACAACACGCTGAATGTGGAGGTGTGCCAGTGTGAAGGAGCCGTTTCCACCTGCTTCAGCCCACATTCTGCCCCTCGCCTGCACATTTCTTCTCACGCAACCTCAGTTCTGGGAGTGATTTTCGGTCTTCTGT tgctgcttctgctgctgctgctgctgttgaggaggaggtggtCAGAGAAGAACGTCTGTCACCTTGAAGATATGCCCAGGGACAACATCTTCCTCTAtgatgaagagggaggaggtgaagaagaccAG GACTTTGACCTGAGCCAGCTTCAGAAGGGGCCCGATAACTGTCACAAGGTCACTGACGTCTTCCCGACCGTCCTGAGCCGACCCTGCTTGCATCTCCTGCCCCGAGCCAATGAGGAGATATGTACATTTATTGAAAAT acGTTTCCCTGA
- the pdp2 gene encoding pyruvate dehydrogenase [acetyl-transferring]-phosphatase 2, mitochondrial: MSGRVYASILQRASSYTLSSVSPVQHVHLVALPSPVHLCPSSSWTTFRSVHLRSSGEGSASWSQRGQSFSTNQDLDFQLNRVQINNILRSNEQIVNVPEFDGRGLSSVTKFESNQVAANTPNEDRRSAATCLQSKGMLFGVFDGHGGWACAQAVSERLLYYIAVAMMPQKSLEELENCMEYGRPVPPILQWYKHHADFNYRESASLYINHLRVFWQDLLESEDHGEGMSPLDALECAFKRLDADISLEAQVPLSNDLMKSTAIQVAFAGCTACVAHVGTEGIHVANTGDCRAVLGVQEEDGSWSALPLSQDHNSENQAEIERIKAQHPPSERDTVVTEDRLLGILMPLRAFGDVRFKWSCELQQSILANLESGVDLDSLNLYQYTPPNYLTPPYLDVTPEITYHKLRPQDRFLILGTDGLWDELGNEEAVRLVGEHLSGIHLQAPVSPSERLLKLGPMLELLLKRRARATPALDTNAATHLIRHALGTGEYGELCQGRLASMLSLPEDLARMYRDDITATVVYLNSDLARPCHS; this comes from the exons ATGTCTGGTCGTGTGTACGCCAGCATCCTTCAAAGAGCTTCCAGCTACACACTGTCTTCTGTCAGCCCAGTCCAG CATGTCCACCTTGTAGCACTTCCCTCCCCAGTCCACCTCTGTCCCTCCTCATCCTGGACCACCTTCAGATCCGTCCACCTGCGCTCCAGTGGTGAGGGGTCAGCAAGCTGGTCTCAAAGAGGACAGAGCTTCTCCACTAATCAGGATCTAGACTTCCAGCTCAACCGGGTCCAAATAAACAATATCCTGCGATCTAATGAGCAG ATTGTGAATGTTCCAGAGTTTGATGGCAGGGGACTCAGTTCTGTGACCAAGTTTGAGAGTAACCAGGTCGCTGCTAACACGCCTAATGAGGACCGTCGCAGTGCAGCCACCTGCCTACAG tcAAAGGGCATGCTCTTTGGAGTGTTTGATGGTCATGGAGGTTGGGCGTGCGCCCAGGCTGTCAGTGAGCGACTGCTGTACTACATAGCAGTTGCAATGATGCCACAGAAGAGCTTGGAGGAGCTTGAGAACTGCATGGAGTACGGCAGACCTGTTCCTCCTATCCTGCAGTGGTACAAACACCATGCCGACTTCAACTATCGGGAATCTGCTTCGCTCTACATCAACCACCTCAGAGTTTTCTGGCAAGATTTACTGGAGAGTGAGGATCATGGTGAGGGCATGAG TCCTTTGGATGCTCTGGAATGTGCTTTCAAGCGTCTCGATGCTGACATCTCCTTGGAGGCCCAAGTCCCTCTGTCCAATGACCTGATGAAAAGCACGGCCATCCAG GTGGCGTTTGCCGGTTGCACTGCCTGTGTGGCTCACGTTGGCACAGAAGGGATCCATGTGGCAAATACTGGAGACTGCCGAGCAGTACTGggggtgcaggaggaggacggTTCATGGAGCGCTTTACCTCTGTCACAGGACCATAACTCGGAAAACCAGGCTGAGATAGAGCGAATCAAAGCCCAGCACCCACcgtcagagagagacacagtggTCACAGAGGATAGACTGCTGGGG ATTCTGATGCCCCTGCGTGCTTTCGGTGACGTGAGATTCAAGTGGAGCTGTGAGTTGCAGCAGAGCATTTTGGCCAACCTGGAATCTGGAGTGGATCTGGACTCTCTCAACCTGTACCAGTACACTCCACCTAACTACCTAACTCCACCCTACCTGGACGTGACACCTGAGATAACGTATCACAAGCTCAGACCTCAGGACCGCTTCCTGATTCTCGGCACTGACGGGCTGTGGGATGAGCTTGGAAACGAGGAGGCTGTGCGACTGGTTGGAGAGCACCTGAGTGGGATTCACCTGCAG GCTCCAGTTTCTCCGTCTGAGAGGCTGCTGAAATTGGGTCCCATGCTTGAACTCTTGCTGAAACGCCGGGCCCGTGCCACCCCCGCCCTGGACACTAACGCTGCCACGCACCTCATCAGACATGCCCTTGGCACAGGGGAGTATGGAGAGCTTTGCCAGGGGAGACTGGCCTCTATGCTTTCTCTGCCAGAGGACCTGGCTCGAATGTACAGGGACGACATCACTGCGACTGTGGTGTATCTGAACTCTGACCTGGCCAGACCTTGCCACAGCTAA